TCCCCTGATAATGTCAATCAAGCCAGAGAGTTGGCAGCATACCATCCTCCCCCGTTTGAGTCCCGACTGGAGGAGCGGACTAATTTGCTGTTCCCAGTCCAGGCATTGCAGCTGTACCTTCAGGCGATGGAGAGCTTTCAACGCTCTGAGCAGTTGTTTGTGTGCTACAGTGGGGCGCACAAGGGCTGTGCCCTGTCGAAGCAACGCCCACTGGATTGTTGACGCAATCAAACGGGCTTATGACGTGGCAGGTAGACCTGCCCCTTCAGGCGTTGTCTGTCATTCCACCAGGGGTGTGGCCACTTCCTGGGCGGCGATGAGAGGGCTACCATTGTCTGAGATCTGTGCAGCGGCATCCTGGACGGCGCCGTGCACCTACTCCAGGTTCTATCCCCTTAATGTGGTCTCTGGGTCCACGCTGGCATCGGCCGTTCTGCCTTTGACTTCTGCGGCTGACCACTAGGTGGGTGTTGTTCCTCGTGACAGTGCTGGTATGAGTCATCcactatgggggtattattgttccaatattatttgtgtgtgcgtatctcaatctgtgtgtgcgtaaaaagatttgtgtgtctgtattcagatttgtgtgtgcgtaaaaagattcgtgtgtctgtattcagatttgtgtgtgcgtaaaaagattcgtgtgtctgtattcacatttgtgtgtgtgtaaaaagatttgtgtgtccgtattcacatttgtgtgtgcgtaaaaagatttgtgtgtctgtattcatatttatgtgtgcgcaaaaatcagccggtagctctcgattggctgtctttgtacacgtggattttgacacacttctgccgcggcaaatctgtaaaaagatctgtgtgtaaaacgatttgtgcgtccgtaacttttcctttgccctgagctcggactcacaggctcacgccaggctacagcaatgcagccttcacaccactagtcggcgcgtagcactcagtcagtacgttcacCTGCAGCAGTTCCATCGGGGTTTTGATCATATTAGACattgtttggacttttaaactgcatgcaacacctgaaccccatctacttcggacctatgtcggacatttagtaatcgggttgcatatggagtaagataacttccaaaaagatgtgtccatgttataactattcgtattcgtaatgataaacatttgtatgtaaataaaaaagttgtacccaaaattctgctgtcacgcacatgagtctgataaattattagggttaggattgtttttatatgagtaagaaattaggtaagaaattgaccttttacgtctcatttattcattcacacgcactaatatacttgggaaacagttaggcaccaaatataatatatttattttctcagatggcaaaaataagaactttattgatcccacataggagtaattcatgttatatcagctatagagaacaaggtagcgccgaaaaacaatatatagcctatcccccctcacaaaaataagaaaaatatattttctcatcaacaaagcatattttacataaacatatttaaaaattagtaacatttctttagattttttcagttcttttattgtctgaaaaatggttcaaatgtgttattttgttatttgaaaaaattttaatttgttttgttgttgagaaaatatgtttctctattcttatttttgtgaggggggatagacTCACAAAAATAATAGATAGCACTACtactatagctgatataacatgcattactcctatgtgggatcaataaagttcttatttttgccatctgagaaaataaatatattatatttggtgcctaactgtttcccaagtatattagtgcgtgtgaatgaataaatgagacgtaaaaggtcaatttcttacctaatttcttactcatataaaaacaatcctaaccctaataatttatcagactcatgtgcgtgacagcagaattttgggtacaacttttttatttacatacaaatgtttatcattacgaatacgaatagttataacatggacacatctttttggaagttatcttactccatatgcaacccgattactaagtgtccgacataggtccgaagtagatggggttcaggtgtttgcatgcagtttaaaagtccaaacaatGTCTAATATGATCAGAAACCCGATGGAACTGCTGCAGgtgaacgtactgactgagtgctacgcgccgactagtggtgtgaaggctgcattgctgtagcctggcgtgagcctgtgagtccgagctcagggcaaaggaaaagttacggacgcacaaatcgttttacacacagatctttttacagatttgccgcggcagaagtgtgtcaaaatccacgtgtgcaaagacagccaatcgagagctcccggctgatttttgcgcacacataaatatgaatacagacacacaaatctttttacgcacacacaaatgtgaatacggacacacaaatctttttacgcacacacaaatgtgaatacagacacacgaatctttttacgtacacacaaatctgaatacagacacacgaatctttttacgcacacacaaatctgaatacagacacacaaatctttttacgcacacacagattgagatacgcacacacaaataatattggaacaataatacccccataatcCACTCTGTtcactgccactggcagtcaggaGGGAATGAAACAGAACGGAAGTTACCttaactatggttctgtgaattcctggatgactgccagtcacACCGGTCACTCTGAACTTCCTGCGAGAAGATTCTGGGAGGCCGGATGTAGGCtagacgcacaggtagcctacacgtcactcacgtgactttgttgttattaaatctcgacctgcgcggagcgggaggagacatatccactctgttcactgccactggcagtcatccagaaattcacagaaccatagttacattCGTAACTTCCGTTTGCATGTGTGTGACTGACAGTTTGAGACATCAGCAAATCCATCAATCAGGAGGAGGCAGTTCTGGATTATAAAGGGCCAACAGACCAGAACTCAGGGGGCAGAGGAGCAAACAGAAACCTGCACTGCCCCTGTGCCCCTGTGCTTGATGGACATTGTAGTGGCTTGAATTGGGTTAATTGACTCTGTAAAGGAAATTCTGTTTTGTTACTGTTTGTCTGTACTTGTTTGGTTCTTAGTTGCCTTATTGCTACCACTTTACTTttgtaagtaaataaataccttTCAACTACCTGATATTAGGTATTTGTGTTACCTCCCTTTTCCACGAGCCGGCAGTAACATAAGTGGGGGCTCATCTGGGAACCATTTCTGCATTTATAGACTCTAATTACAGAACATTAGATTTCAGTCATTTGTGCAGAGTAAGGCAGCAGTCTTTGTTTAGAGTGAGAGATAATGGGTGGTTTGCATCACACTTCCATACATACCCTTGTTTACAATTCTCTCTAACTACAACTCTAAAATTCAAATTCAATCCCACTATATTATCACACACATCTGGGatggataaaaaaaagttttattcagATACTGTACATAACACAGAGAATGACTTAAGCCACCGTTTTTTTAGTTCTTCTCTTATGTTAATTGTTACAAATTTCATTATTCCAAAAAGGTAAAGAGTTGAATATCAAAAAGTTGAAATAACAAATTACAGAGAATAAAAAACAACTTGTTTTGAAGTATTTCTCTGTCATGGGGTCTGGTCGTCTGGTAGTCTTCGAACGGACTGTGTTCTGCTGTGTTTACCACAATATGCTAGACACATGTAAGCCCACCAGTCCAACaactacagtttttttttccgaaTGAAATGGTTCATGTAACAGGACAGggatctgaaacaaatgaacatCAGCATGGCTGAAAAGCATCAAGGTTTTTTAATGACCAAGTCAGAGTCCCGACTTGGACTCAACTGAAATGTTGTGGCAGGCCCTCAGGAGCTGTGCACGAGCAAAAACCAAAAACTTCAATGGATGGAAGCAGTGTTACAGGAAATTCCTTCAAGGTATTGCTGCAACCAACGATGGTTTCAGGAACTAATAAATCATGGGCGTACTTAGTACTGCCCACACGTttatccatttttatttttattttggctTCACTTTTGTTAAATAGATAATAGCATGGTAGAAGTTATATGTCAttgtctgaggttgtattttctTACATGTAAGACCCACCACAagagatgattttttttgtagtttaaaaaaaatacatgattaAACTACAAGCAAATAACTTTTCACATATATCTGTTGCATCATTAGTCACGTTTCACTTTCTGCTTACACATCACATTCCataaacacctgatgaagatgAAGGAGCATAAAAGCATGAGCAGCAGCGCCCCAGTCAGGAACAGAACTACATCTACAGAGTGGTACGTGAACCAGGACATTTTGTAACACTGGGCTTTCAGGTGAGCAGCACCTTTGTGTCTCATGACGAACTCGATCCAGAAGAGTGCTGTGTCCAGCGGGTTCATTGGCTGATCTCTGTGCAGTCTGGAGAGTCTCTGCATGTTCATCCTGTAGGAGGGATCGTTTAGGACTCCCTGTATGGCCTTCAGGAAGTTGTCATCTTTGTCCACTGTAGCTATTGAGAGAGTTTTAAGAGCTCCTTTATCTTGCAGACGGATAAGGTTGTCATGCTGGTCAAAAAACAAGGGCAGACCCACAACTGGAACTCCGTGATACATGGCTTCTTGGACTCCGTTTGTTCCTCCGTGAGCCACAAACAGCTTTATCTTTGGATGTCCTAAGAGGTCATTCTGTGGCATCCAGTCCACCACAAGGGTGTTGTTGCCCAGAGTGGCAGGTCTCTTGCCTTCATACCTCCAGATGACTTTCTGTGGTAATTTAGCAAAAGTTGCAGCAATCTCATCTGCCACGTCATCAGGAAGTTTACTAACAAATGTTCCCAGAGACATGATGATGACTCCATGCTCTCCAGAACTCTGCACAAACTCCTCCAGATGTTCAGGAAGAGGTTTTGCAGGTTTACACTGGAACCCTCCCATGTACACAACATTTGGCATTGTGGGCCGTGGATAGTCAAACACAAAATCCACTCTCATCAGCCAAATGTCTGCATCAAGCAATATCTGATTAAAATTATAATCAGGACCAAGATATTTGTCGCATATTGGTTGGTATACTTGTGTAACTACTACACTATTTTGCAACTGGTTTATTAAATATAAGATCATGTTTTTAACTCTCTGAAAGAAGGTCATTTTATCAGTGTTTCCAGATCCTAATATAGGAACGTAGGATACGGGTGATGGAGCGATGGCAAGATGAGCCTCTTGGGGTATCAACCAGCGAACATTATAAACCAAAGGAAGGTTCAAATATTTGGCCAAAATAACTCCAACTCCCCAGCAAGGGTCAGTGAGCATCAGGTCAAACTTGCTCTCGTTTAAGGTTTTTATCAACTTTGAATCATCCAGCGTAGCTGAAGCAAACTCACCTATAGTTCTGTGAGCCTCAGTTAACAGTCCCAACATCCCAATAGATGACTGGAGAAAACTTGTCAAGGGGAGGGCACCTCGTTCAAATTGTATGTTCTCAAATACAAGTTTAGAGATCAACGTCTTGTCCAGGGCTCTCTCCACAGAAACTGTGTAGGAATTGTAATAAGAGGACTTATCCTTGATGTACCAGCTCTTGCTGGATCGCACAACAGTTATTTTGTGTCCTCTGGAGTGCAGAGCTTGAAGTAGAATATCCATGTTGATCCAGTGGCTTCCGTCGGTAGGAACGACCAAGATGTTTCCACCTTCACATGATCTGGGAGTGAGAAGGAGTAGCAGCAAAGCACTGCAGCAACAGATCAGCCTCATCTGAAAAGAAAGTAAGTTGAATGAATCtaaaagataaagataaatcctataatgcaaatatatgtcatcagaatcagaatcagaaagaagtgtattgccaagtagtttaacacacacaaggaatttgttgtggtgaatggtgcaatacaaaagaacaaataatattaaaggaaaaaatgtacaacagtGTGATGTTTTCAAACTTACATTGCATTatgtttaaaatgtattaaagtaccatttaaattaattttttggatcaatgctgaaaaaaaaaaatcaatgcaaTGGATCAATGCTAGGAAGAgaacaaggaccgttacgtcgcccggatcggcatcaccggggcccctccctggagccaggcctggggttggggctcgaaggcgagcgcctggtggccgggtctttgcccgtgggacccggccgggctcagcccaaaacggcgacgtgggcccgccttcctgtaggcccaccacccgcaggaaggtccatgagaggctggtgcattgtggactgggcagtcgtggcggggtgcctcgacgacccaatccctggaccaaaacccttgcagtggggacatggaatgtcacctcgctggggggggaaggagccagagCTTGTGCTTGAGGTTGaaagataccggctagagatagtcgggctcacctcgaGGCgacgagctggtgtgggcttgtttatagcccctcagctcagtcgccatgtgttggagcttaccccggtgaacgagagggtcgcttccctgcgccttcgggtcaggaaaaggtctctcaccgttgtttgtgcctatgggccgaacagcagtgcggagtacccggccttcttggggtccctgggaggggtacttgatggtgctccaactggggactccgttgttctactgggggacttcaacgctcaggtgggcaatgacagtgatacctggagaggcgtgattgggaggaatggcctccccgatctgaacccgagcgatgttttgttgttggacttctgtgctagtcacggtttgtccataacgaacaccatgttcaaacataagggtgtccatcagtgcacgtggcaccaggacaacCTAGGCTGGAGGTCAATGATCTACTTTGttgtggtttcatctgacctttggcagtagatgggtaccggcaggccaagcaggccgcggctcgggcagtcctggaggcaaaaactcaggtctgggaggagttcggtgaggccatggaagaagactttcggtcggcctcgaggaaattcaggtggaccgttcggcgcctcagaagggggaagcagtactctgccggcaccgtttacggtgcgggtggggagctgttgacctcgattggggacatcgtcggacggtggaaggaatactttgaggatctcctcaacccgactgacatgccttccactgaggaagcagagagtggggactcggggacctgctcatccatcacccaagccgaggtcactgaggtagttcgtaagctcctcagtggcagggcaccgggggtggatgagattcgccctgagtacctcaagtctctggatgtcgtagggctgtcttggttgacacgcctctgcgacatcgcatggaggaaggggacagtgccgctggagtggcaaatcggggtggtggtccctctttttaaaaagggggaccggagagtgtgttccaactatagggggatcacacttctcagcctccccgggaaagtctacgccagggtactggagaggagaatacggccgatagttgaacctcagattcaggaggaacaatgtggttttcgtcccggtcgtggaacactggaccagctctacaccctctgcagagtgctcgagggttcatgggaatttgcccaaccagtctgcatgtgttttgtggatctggagaaggcatttgaccgtgtcactcgtgccattctgtggggggcactcagtgagtatggagtccaggGCCCTctgctaagggctgtccggtctgctttttgcagatgacgttgtcctgttggcttcatcggaccgggacctttaGCATGTGCTGGGGTGGTTTGAGGCCCAGTGCGacacggcagggatgagaatcagcacctccaaaaccgaggccatggttctcgaccgggaaagggtggcttGCCTTCTCCAGGgcggtggagaagtcctgcctcagttggaggagttcaagtatctcggggtcttgttcacgagtgagggaacaagaCTCAGacacaggacacgctggagagactatgtctctcggcttgCCTGGGAatgtctcggactccccccggaagagctggaggaagtgtctggggtgaaggaagtctgggcatctctgttgagactgctccCCCCACGACCCAGctccggataagcggcggaaaatggatggatggagggatcgATGCTGTTTTGACTTAGTCAGGAACCTctttttaaacaaaattaaacgaaaaaacaaaaaataaattgcaTAAAATTATAAATGTTTATGATGTTTTGAGTGTTAAATTTGGTTTTGACCAAAGAGAGCTGAGACCTGGTGACTGTAAATGTCATCAAAATGTTCTCTGGGATCATAAAGCATAAGTGACAGCAAGTCcctatattattttttttacctattTCTTGAAGTAAATGGGTCAAGATTCCCTATAACACCAAAGATGCTACAATagctattaatatatattattaaaataaaaataaacaaattcatTTTTTAGATGTGttctaatattttacagtaatgGTCATATAACACAAGAAGATTTTATCCATCCATAAAATTCTCTTTCGTGGtgcttttttacaatttttttcaattaaaaatgaaaggtatgttgtaaaaacaatcatatttagtttttttgttgttttggggGAATTTAATTTGGCTGTTTTAAGACTCGGATCCTAACCAGGTCTTTAACATGAGTGATAATAAGGGAAAGCTTACACAAGAGGAAGATTAACAGTGGTCACAATAACTAAAACTCATTTGTCCTCATTTGTTTTTCAATAAGAAGCTCACATGCAACATACACCGGCACATGAATAACATACTGGGCCATATTTAAAATCCACAAACATCCTGTAGATTAGCACATGCAAACTCAAGTTGTACAGTctgatttttttccttctttattttacTCACTGTGATCATCTTGTTCatctagaaaagaaaaaaaaacttgtaatAAGATTTCTTTATGCAAGTAATGAACTGAAACGTGCAGATATGTAGAAGGCAGGAGCTGAATCTTTCCTCACAACGTCCTGCAGTTCATGCAACCTCGTGTACACCGTTTATAGGCAGTGACCTCTTGATCTGTGTACAAAGGGCAAAGATAACGAGTCTACAATGACTGTGTTTAACTTTAGCCCATCAATTCAGGGGAAGCAGTCCGATGAACCCCAATGTTCGATGCTCCAAATACAGAAAAAGGGGTGAGTGTATCTGCAACAGTTGCCCTCAATCCGTGGAACAATGTCCTTAATCTCTGAGCTGTTAAAACCATAGTATTTTTCCATGTACCGTGAATCAATTCTTCTGATTAGCATTTGAGTAGAGTTGAACCCCTCGATTACATCCATTGTGTTTTATTGAATTGTACCTTGTGTGTTAATTACAATATTCATTAGCATATGCATTGTATTGTAaggaatgttattttattgttaagtTTTTATATGGTACAGTACTGTGATTCTGCTTCTAGTAGTTAAATGTGAACTTTATGTCAAACTAAATAAACTTAATGTCTAAATGACTtcaactttaaaggggacatttttcatgtttttggaCATATCATAAGTGTTGCTACAATACATTTTTACCTTAGATATCATAAGCTAAAAACATATTTGCAAGCTCATAAGCACCGTAAGCTTCCCAGATTCAATGGGACTTATAAGGCAAGGAATAACTGAAGAAACCCAAATCCCTCTCGCTGATGTGACTAACCAGGGGGCACCCTGATGGGGGCACCCTGGAGCTAGGCCTGCAGGAGGGGCTCATTCGCAATACTTGATGCAGGCTTCAGAATTAACCTCTGAGATAGGAAATATGAGATCACAGTTTCCAGAGCTAGACAGGGTGGAAGAATAGAATGAATGTAAACCTGTTTATTATTGAAAGAGAGTTCCCTTATCCTGTTGTTGGAGATTGGAGATTGTGGATGTGGGCTCATCCTCAATTGGGCCTCCTTGAGGGCAATGCACCTCCCTGGCAGAGCCAACGCGGTAGCGGATTCCCTCTCACGCCGGCGGCTGCCCCCGGGGGACTGGGGTGCAGATGATTTGGGATCGATACGGGGAAGCCTGTGTGGATCTGTTCGCCTCGGAGTGCACGACTCATTATCCATTGTGGTTCTCCTTGGCGGAGACCAGTGCCCCGCTCGGGATGGACGCTCTCGCCAACACCTGGCCGAGGGGCCTCCTTTATGCGTTCCCTCCGATTCCCCTGGTGATGCCCACGTTTCACGGGATGAGATTATCGGGTCACAGGGTCCTCCTGGTGGCCCCCAAGTGGCCCTCGAGGATTTGGTTCTCCACGCTCCTCAGCCTGTTGGACGGGGAGCCTTGGCAGCTCCCAGTACGGTCGGAACTCCTGTCCCAGCTGGGCGGGGAGGTGTAGCATCCCTCTCCGAGCCTCCTTCAACTCTGGACCTGGCCGTTGAGAGGGGGGGGGTCATTCTTGACAGACTTTGAGCCCTCAGTTTGTGAGACCTTGCACAATTGCTAGAGCTCCTTCCACAAGAACGGTGTATTCACATTGTTGGGCCGCTTTTTCCTCCTGGTGCAGGGACGGGGTTTTGACCTGGTCTCCTGCCCGTTACAAGTTGTACTGCGGTACCTGCAGTATCTGTTTGATGCTGGCCGGGCGGCCTCGACCTTGAAGGTG
This genomic interval from Cololabis saira isolate AMF1-May2022 chromosome 2, fColSai1.1, whole genome shotgun sequence contains the following:
- the LOC133421611 gene encoding UDP-glucuronosyltransferase 2C1-like, giving the protein MNKMITMRLICCCSALLLLLLTPRSCEGGNILVVPTDGSHWINMDILLQALHSRGHKITVVRSSKSWYIKDKSSYYNSYTVSVERALDKTLISKLVFENIQFERGALPLTSFLQSSIGMLGLLTEAHRTIGEFASATLDDSKLIKTLNESKFDLMLTDPCWGVGVILAKYLNLPLVYNVRWLIPQEAHLAIAPSPVSYVPILGSGNTDKMTFFQRVKNMILYLINQLQNSVVVTQVYQPICDKYLGPDYNFNQILLDADIWLMRVDFVFDYPRPTMPNVVYMGGFQCKPAKPLPEHLEEFVQSSGEHGVIIMSLGTFVSKLPDDVADEIAATFAKLPQKVIWRYEGKRPATLGNNTLVVDWMPQNDLLGHPKIKLFVAHGGTNGVQEAMYHGVPVVGLPLFFDQHDNLIRLQDKGALKTLSIATVDKDDNFLKAIQGVLNDPSYRMNMQRLSRLHRDQPMNPLDTALFWIEFVMRHKGAAHLKAQCYKMSWFTYHSVDVVLFLTGALLLMLLCSFIFIRCLWNVMCKQKVKRD